The following are encoded together in the Triticum dicoccoides isolate Atlit2015 ecotype Zavitan chromosome 6B, WEW_v2.0, whole genome shotgun sequence genome:
- the LOC119326488 gene encoding uncharacterized protein LOC119326488, with product MRGRRRGSSGTATDFLVCFPPRAHLALMPPKTACSPSRPSASSERRHSTSGARPSSSRAAANRNPSRRHHAVDVGEDNEPSSPKVTCAGQIKVSRSAKPKGGGGAGGGKKKATWMQALGIKKDALPFLNALHGAFRLNVSGCFGRFPGAVVEYTSGEEDEEEEEEQAGRAGKETDRRHGDALAKWFMVLEEGKRVPRKNQQHELPHEEQEKEDAAPPANALMLMRCRSAPAKGLARRLGVADAGEDEEEAKSDSNKAREEEPEKESLVVMRYPPDFFQVSMDIAKETWIVGGDDSVLRCRSWKK from the coding sequence atgagggggaggaggagggggagcagcGGCACGGCCACCGACTTCCTCGTCTGCTTCCCGCCGCGGGCGCACCTGGCGCTGATGCCGCCCAAGACGGCCTGCAGCCCGTCGCGGCCGTCCGCCAGCTCCGAGCGCCGGCACAGCACGAGCGGCGCCCGGCCGTCGTCGTCCAGGGCGGCCGCCAACAGGAACCCGAGCCGGCGCCACCACGCCGTGGACGTCGGCGAGGACAACGAGCCGTCGTCGCCcaaggtgacgtgcgcggggcagATCAAGGTCTCCCGGTCGGCCAAGCccaagggaggcggcggcgccggtggtgggaagaagaaggccacgtgGATGCAGGCGCTCGGCATCAAGAAGGACGCCCTGCCCTTCCTCAACGCCCTGCACGGCGCCTTCCGGCTCAACGTCTCCGGCTGCTTCGGCAGGTTCCCCGGCGCCGTCGTGGAGTACACctccggggaggaggacgaggaggaggaggaggagcaggcgggGCGCGCGGGGAAGGAGACGGATCGGCGCCACGGCGACGCATTGGCCAAGTGGTTCATGGTGCTCGAGGAAGGGAAGAGGGTTCCCCGCAAGAATCAGCAACACGAGCTACCGCACGAGGAGCAGGAAAAAGAAGACGCGGCGCCGCCGGCGAACGCGCTGATGCTGATGCGGTGCCGGTCGGCGCCCGCGAAGGGGCTGGCGAGGAGGCTAGGAGTAGCCGACGcaggggaggacgaggaggaggccaaGAGCGACAGCAACAAGGCAAGGGAGGAAGAGCCGGAGAAGGAGAGCCTGGTGGTGATGAGGTACCCGCCCGACTTCTTCCAGGTATCCATGGACATCGCCAAGGAGACATGGATCGTCGGCGGCGACGACTCGGTCTTACGCTGCCGGAGCTGGAAGAAATGA